The DNA region TGGTGGAACACGCTGCACCAGCCGGCCAGCGTGTTCCGCCTCGACGGGCCGACGATCCATGCCAGCAAGCTCTGGCCGCTCTCGGTGATGGCGCTCGCCTTCACGATGCTGCTGGCCACGCTGATCCTCGTCCGCATGCGGACCCTGCTGCTGACGCGCCGCGCCGAGGCGCTGGAGCGCGCGCGCGAGCGCAGGCTCGAGGCGGTCGCGCGGGAGGCCGGGGCATGATCGAGTTTCTCGCCATGGACGGCTATGCCGGTTTCGTCTGGACGAGCTATGGCCTGACCGCGCTCGCCGCGGGCGGGCTCGTCTGGTGGGCGCTCTCCGGGCGCGCGCGGGCACGGGCGCGGCTTGCGCGCATCCAGGCCAGCGCGGCGCGGGACTCCCTCGGGGGCGAAGATCCGCTCGCCCGGGGCGATGCGCCCGACAGCGGCAAGACGGGGCATGCGCCATGAGCCGGGTCCTGCTGTGGGCGCCTCTGGGCTCGATCGCCCTGCTGGTCGCGATCTTCGCGATCGCCCTGCTCGCGCCGGCCCCCGAGGCGTCCGATCCGCTCAAGGACGAACCCCTGCCGGCCCTGCCCCTGCAGGACTTCGCCGGCCCCTATCCCGGCTTCGAGCCGGAGGACATCGAGGGGCCATACCTGCTCAATGTGTGGGCAAGCTGGTGCCCGCCCTGCCGGGTCGAGCATCCCTTCCTGATGCAGCTCGATGCGGAGGGAAAGCCGATCTACGGCATCGTCTACAAGGACGATCCGGTCGACGCGATCGGGTTTCTCGACGAGCTCGGCAATCCGTTCACGGCGCTGATGGCCGACCCCGAGGGCCGGGCCGGGCTGGAACTCGGCCTGACCGGCGCGCCGGAAACCTTCCTGGTGGACGAGGCCGGAGTCGTGCGCGCGCGCTGGCGCGGGGCGCTGTCCGAACCGGTCTGGATCCGGCATTTCGAGGATGAGTGGCAGGCGGCGCTGGCACGCGCGGCCGCGGCCGGCTGAAACCTATTTCTTCTTTTTCTTCTTGTCCTTGGACTTCTTCTTCTTGTCCTTGGCCTCGGCCTTCTTCCTGGCCTTCTTGGCCTCGGCCTTCAGCGCTTCCTCGTCGAGTTCGATCGTGCGGGCGATGCGTGTCAGGCTCTCGACGAAATTCGCGCGCTTGCCCTTGGGCAGGGCAGAGAGAATCGCCTCGTCGGCCGCCTTCGCCCCGGCGAGCGCCGTCTCGTAGAGCTTGCGGCCCTCGTCGGTGAAGCGCACCGAATTGGCCCGCGCATCGCCGGGCGCGCGCTCGCGCAGCAGCAGGCCCTTGGCGGCCATGCGCGCGACGAGTTCGGCGAGTGTCGAGCGGTCGATGCCGGTCGCCCGCACGAGCTGGGTCTGCGTCAGGCCTTCCTCCTCGGCGACCGCGGTGAGCACCGCGAACTGGCGCTGGGTGATCTGCACCCCGCCGGTGGCCTCGTTGAAGCGGTCCGCGGCGAATTGCTGGGCCCTGTGCAGCAGGTGGCCCGGCGAGGCCGACAGGTCGAAACGGGCTTCATCGGACATAGTTTTCCCCACTGTCCGGTGACGGAATGACGGGTACGCTAGCTGGGAATTGTCACAAATCAATGTCAAATTTGTCTGCGCACGGAAAATGGCGGAGCGGCGCGAAGGACGGCAGGACGGGCCATGACCGACCACTCGATTGATTTCAAAAGCGAAGTCCCCGAGGGCGACGACCGCATACGGCGCATCTGCCGCACCTGCGGCTTCATCGACTATGTCAATCCCAAGCTCGTCGCCGGCGCGGTGGTGAGCGACGGGCAGGGCCGCATCCTGATGGCGCGCCGGGCGATCGAGCCGCGCTCCGGCTTCTGGACGCTTCCGGCCGGCTACATGGAAGAAGGCGAGACGGTCGAGGAGGCCGCGCGGCGCGAGGCCTTCGAGGAGACGCGCGCCAGGATCGAGATCGTCGACCTGCTGGGCATCTATTCCGTCCCGCGCATCAGCCAGGTGCAGATTTTCTTCCGGGCCAGGCTCGCCGAGCCGGGCATCGCCGCCGGGCCGGAGAGCGAGGCGGTCGGCTTCTTCGGCTTCGAGGACATTCCCTACGACCGGCTCGCCTTCCCCAGCGTCCGCTGGGCGATCGAGGACTTCCGTGAACGGATCGGGCAGCGCGTCTGCGTGCCGGCGATGAGAAGCCAGAGCGCCGATCTGAAACCGTATTGAGCCGATTTTCCTGGCGCCTCAGGTGGCGACAGCGCTAGATTGAGCGCATGAGGCGAATGCGCAGACGGATCAGGCGGCGCGAGGCCGGGGCGTTCTTCGAATCCGCGGTCGACGGGGCGTTTCTCGGTTTCCTGGTGATCTTCGCGCTGCTCTGGCGGCTGCTCCACATCTTCATCGACGCGAGCTTCACCTGCGGCGCGCGCCAGCGCTTCTGGATGCACGGCTATCAGTGGGGCACTTCGCTGCTGGAGATGTTCGGCTGGGCCTTCCTCCTGCTCACCCTTGCCTGGGTCGGGGTCTTCCTGGTGCCGCGGCGGCGCCCTCGGCTCGGCTGGCGGATCACGGAAGCCGCGCTGCTGTTCTTCGTCTGGCTGAGCTGGGGGCTGAACTGGAGCGGCTATTTCCCCTACGGCACGGTGGCGCAGATCACCCAGCCGGTGATGGCCGTGCTCTATCGCACGCCGTTGTTCGCGACGGCCTTCCTCGCGGAGGAGGAGACACCCTATTTCCTCGGCGCCGACGGTGAGTTGCATACCTATGATCTTCCACCCTCCCCGCCCCTGCCGGAGGCCGGCCATATGCTCGGCACGCGGTTGCCGGGCAATGTCTTCTACGGGTTCGGCTGCTCGTGTCTCAGCGTTGGCGAACTGGACATCAACCAGGCCCATCGGCGGCGCGATGCCATCCTCGCGACCGGCATAGAGCCGCACCCGGAGTATTTCGCACGCTGGGCAGAGCTTCCGCCCCTGGCGCAGGAACCCGCCTGGTGCCCCCTGCCCGGCGACCCGATCGGCGGCTGGCCGGACGGGCACACGCGCCCATAACGCCTGTGTGATTTCCAAACGCGGCGCGGCGCGCTTAAATAAGAACCATGTTCGCATGGCCCCTGATCCTCGCCGCGCTCGCGCTGGCCCAGCATCCGCCCGCCGGTCCCGCCCCGGCGCGCGGGCCGGTGGTGGTGGAGCTGTTCACCAGCCAGGGCTGCGGCATGTGCCCGGACGCCAACCGCCTGCTCGCCGATCTCGCCTCAGAAAACCAGGACGTGCTCGCGCTCGCCTGGGGCGTCAGCTACTGGGACATGTATGGCTGGGAAGACCGCTATGCCCGGCCCGAATTCAACGCGCGCCAGGAGGCCTATGTCGCCGCCGGCGAGGCGCACCGGGTCTATACCCCGCACTTCGTGATCAACGGCGCGCCGAAGAAGTTCCGCTTCCGCCCGGAAACCATCCGCGAAGCGGTGGAGGCGGAGACCGGCGTGCCGCTCGCCCCCCGGGTCGCGCGCGTCTCGCCGTCCTCGGTCAGCGTCGCCTTCACCGGCCCGGACCGCGAGAGCCCGGCGGAAGTCTGGCTCGCGGCCTACGAGCCGGGCCTCGTCACCATGCGCATTGAGGGCGGCAACAATGCCGGGACGGAGATGCCGCATTTCAACATGGTCCGCGCGCTGACCGAGCTGCCGGCCTGGGACGGGGGCGAGTACCGGGTGCTCGACGAGACCGCCTGCCCGGCAGATCTCGCCTGCGCCGTGCTGATCCAGGCCTTCTCCGGGGGGCCGATCCTGGGCGCGGCGTCTATTCCTGCGGCAGCGGCGGATTAGGCTCGGCGAGCCCGGTCAGCGGCCGGGTCATGCGCTCGTAGGCGTCCGCGCTCACCTCGAAGGCCCAACCCTCAGCCCTTGCGTCGAAATGGGCGGCGCGCTCGGCGGCATCGTCGGCGGCCGCACTGACCTCGAGCCGCGCCCAGCGCGCGTCTGCGTCCGCGTGGAAGGTGTAGGCATAGGCGAGCCCGCCGAACGTGACGGCGGCATGGGCCGCGACCGGAGCGCCTTCGAGCGTGTCGGCCGGGCGCACGTCGCGGAAGCGCACCCGCGCGCCGGCGACCGCCACGCCGTTGCCGGCACCGGAGGTCACGAGCCGCCAGCCGCGCGGCTCGCGCAGCTCGAAATTGCGCGCGCTGAGCCCCGGCTTGGCGAGCGCATAGGCCGGACCGGTCTCGGGCTGGACGCGCGCGCGCGCGACCCCGGCCGGGTCGAGATCGAAGAAGTCGAGCCCGAGCCAGCGGTCGACCGCGTCGAGATCGGGCAGGCTGCCGGCGGCGGCGAAGGCGCGCTCGGAAAAGGCGGGACGCAGGTACAGCCCGTCCTCGCCGCGCTCGTCCCCGATCAGCAGATCGGCCAGCACGCGTCCCTCGGCGTCGGCGATGGTCAGGCGCACCGCCTCTCCGCCCTCGCCGGGCGCCACCAGGCCGAGCCGGGCGAACTTGTCCGGATCGCGCGTCATCGCGGCGGAGAAGCGCAGGCCGGACAGCGCCGCGTCGAGCTCGGCGATGCGGTCGGGGCGCACCGGATAGCCGCCGCGGCTCGGCATCACCCAGCCCTGGTCGGTGCGCAGCAGGCTGAACTGGACGTCGCGGGCGACGATCTCGATGCGGCTCGCCAGGGCCGCCTGCTCGCGCCAGTCCGGCAGGACCGGCCCGGAGACCCCGGGACGCTCGGTGAGGCTCGCATCGCGCCACACCGCGCCGATGCCGAGCAGCAGGGCGGCGACACCCGCCGCGGCGAGGGCGAGCGCGATGCGCAGGCGTTTGCGGGCCGGTGTGATACTCATCGCGGCCTCCGGCGGCGTAGCAGCAGAAAGACGAACCCGGCGAGCAGCACGAGCACGGGCGGAACCCAGACCGTCCAGAACAGGAGGGCGCGCTCGAGGGCGTCGATCTCGACGCGGAAGCCGCGCTCGATGTCCCTCAGGCGTTCGCGGGCCTCCAGGATGCGGGCACGCAGGGCCTCGGCCTGCCCGGTCTCGGCGGCCGCCGCGCCGGACAGGGCGGAGCCCGCGCCGGTCCGGTTCAGGGCCTCGAGCTCGGCCTCGGCGGCGGCAAGCTCGGCGCTGAGTTCCTCCTGCAGGGCGAGATAGCGCGCCTCGGCCTCGGCCCTGAGGTCTTCGACCCGGACCATCGGGCGGGCCGAGCTGGACCGCGATCTCAGCGAGACGAGGGCCGGATCGCCGGCGAGCGCATCGGCGAGATTGAGGATCAGGGCCAGATTGTCGGCGACGATCCGGTCGCCCTGGACCGGATCGGGATTGATGAAGAAGGCCGGATCGAACAGGTCGGCATCGGCGATCAGTATGATCTCCGCCGCGCCGTCGCTTCGAGCGCGATGGGCCGCCGGGTCGAGGGCGAGCTCACCGGCCGGCGGACCGTCCGGAAAGGCACTGGCGAGCGGGCCGGACAGCCGCGCGGCGAGCGCGAGCGGGGCGTCGGGCGCGATCTGGTAGATCGCGGCCAGCTCGTCCGGCGAGGGCGAGCCCGCGGCGAGGTCCGCGTCGAGGCGCGCGCCCTCCGGGCTCGTCGCGAGGATGGCGGAGAACGCCGTCGCGGCGCCCTCGAGCGGGCGCAGGACGCCGGGCGAGCCGACATTCACCCCGCGCGAGAGCGCGGCGACGGGCGGGAAGCCCGTGCTCATCCCGCCTGGCGGCACGGAGAACCAGAGCGGATAGGCCCGCATGCGGGTGCGCCCGCCCTCGTTGATCTGGACGGGCAGCCCGTGGCGGCGGTCCATCGCCACGACGGTGGGATCGTAGGCCGCGCCCCAGGCAGGCAGGAGGCGGGGCAGAGCGCTGTCGCGCTCGGCACGCAGCGGCGGCAGCCCGTCCGGGCCGGGCTTGAGCGCGACATGGGCCATCGGATCGAGCGCGGCGAGCACCCGGCCGGTGCGCAGCGCGAACTGGTCGACGAGATAGGTCTGCGCCTCGGTGAGCGCGGGCGGGTGCAGCAGGAAGAGCGCGTCGGCCTCGGGGATCGCCTCGAAGGTCTCGTCCAGCCAGACGAGGTCGTAGGCCGCGGCGAGCTCGTCGATCACCGGGTTCGGGGATGCGCCCTGCGCATCCGGGGCGAAGGGCAGCGAGGAGATCACCGCGATCACCGGCGTGCGCGCGCGGTCGAGTTCGGCGATGAGCCTGACGATCTCGTATTCCAGGCGGGCCTCCTCGGCCGGGTCGAAGAAGGCCACGGTGCGCCGGTCGTCGACCGCGTTGTGCCCGATGAGGCCGAAGAAGAGCTGGCCGCCCTCCTCGGTCGGGACGGGCTCGAGCCCGGCCGCGATGGCGCGGTCCTCGGCGGGCGAGAACGGTTCCGGATCGACCTCGTCGAGACGCACCATGCCGTCCGAACGCGCCGCGATGGTACGCAGCATCTCGCGCACCCGGGCCGCATAGGCGCGGATCGCGGGATAGCGCGCCGCCTCCTCGCGCGAGTAGACGAAATCGAGCTGTACCGGCTCCTCGATGCGTTCCAGAACCTCCAGCGTGCCCGGGCTCAACCGGTAGAGGCCGCGCTCGGTGAGGTCGAGGCGCACCGAATCCAGCACCACGCCGGTGAACAGGTTGAACCCGGCGAACAGGGCGATCAGCCCGGCGAGGACGAGGGCGAGGAAGCGCGGCGCACTCATCGGCCCGCTCCCCGGCGCGCATCGATCAGGGTGATGGCGAGAGCGAGGCCGAGCGCCATGAGGCTGATGAAGTAGACGAGGTCGGCGAGCGAGAGCACGCCTCGGCGCAGCGACTCGTAGCGCGCCAGGGCGGACAGCTCGGCAAGCGCCTCGGCGAACGCGCCGGGCAGTCGCGCCGACAGCGCGTCGAGCACGAAGGGCAGGCCCGCCACGGTGATGAGGAAGCACGCCCCGACGCCGAGCACGAAGGCGACGACCTGGTTTCCCGTGACCGCCGAGAGCGCCTGGCCGAGCGCGAGATAGCCGCCGGCGATGAGCAGCGTGCCGATATAGGCCGTCGCGATCGCGGCATTGTCCGGATTGCCGAGATAGTTCATCGCGATCCACATCGGGGCGGTGAGCGCGATCGCGCAGGCCGCGACGGTCCAGGCGGCGAAAAACTTGCCCCCGGCCGCCGCCCAGAGCGGGATCGGCGCGGCGAGCAGCATTTCCAGCGTGCCGTGATCGCGTTCTTCCGCCCAAGCGCGCATCGCGAGCGCGGGCATCAGCACCAGCAGGAGCCAGGGCATGTAGTCGAAGAGCGGGGCGAGATCGGCGCGCCCGGTCTCGAACAGGCGCCCGACCTGCCAGGCGAAGCTTGGCGCGGCGAAGGCGAACACCACGAGGAAGACATAGGCGAGCGGGGTCTCGAAATAGGCCGCCAGCTCGCGCCGGTAGACGGCGTAGAGCGCCCTCACGCGGCCGCCTCCTTCCGCCCGATGGCGGAGGTGTCCTTCGCCCTGATGCTTTCGTGGGCGGCGCGGGTGAGGGCGCGGAAGGCCGAGCCGATCGTGCCGTCCTCGCCGATCTCGGCGAGCTTCTGCGGCGTGTCGTCGGCGAGGATGCGCCCGTCGGCGATCACCGCGGCGCGCGTGCAGATGGCGTCGACCTCGTCGAGCAGGTGGGTGGAGATGATGATCGCCTTGTGCGCGGCCATCTCGCGGATCAGCGAGCGCACCCCGTCCTTCTGGTTCGGATCGAGCCCGTCGGTCGGCTCGTCGAGGATGAGGATGGGCGGATCGTGGGCGATCGCGGCGGCGAGCGCGGCGCGCCGCTTGTAGCCCTTCGAGAGCGTGGCGATCGCCTTGTCGGCGGCGGCCCCGACGCGGGCGCGGTCGAGGGCGAGCGTCTCGGCACGCTTCAGCCCGGCGCCGGAGAAGCCGCGCGCGCGCAGGTGGAAGCGGACGAAGCCGCGCGGCGTCATCGCCGGGTAGGCCGGGGCGCCTTCCGGCAGATAGCCGAGGAAGCGCTGCGCCTCGCGCCGCTTCAGGCTGGAATCGTAGCCGTTGAGACTCGCCGCCCCGTCATCGGGCTCCAGGCATCCTGCCAGCATGCGCATGGTGGTGGACTTGCCCGCCCCGTTGGGCCCGAGAAATCCCAGAACCTCGCCGCGCCCCACGCTGAAGGAGACGTGGTCGACGGCCAGGTGGTGGCCGAAACGTTTGACGAGCCTGTCTGCGACGATCATGGCGGTCTGGCCGATCCCTCTCTGCCGAACTCTGCCCGTCCCCCGCGCGGCTCTAGCGATAGCGGGAAACGCGCCAGTGCGCCACCGGTCTAGCAGGCAGACTCTCGCCAAATCCTGAAAGGCACGCAAAAGGGGAAGGCGCGCCCGGGGAAGCAGGCGCGCCTTCGTGAGGGGATATCGTGAGCGAATAGGAGCGTCGGCCGATCCAGCCGCTCGATCCGGGGGGCTGGGGGGGCTGTGAAACCAGGATCGGAGCGTTTGGGTTACCGAACCGGCCGACAGGTGCCAGACTGCTGCTTGCGTTTGGCACGTCAGGGGCCAGAATGTGTCGACAATGGGGCGCTGCATGAAATGTTGGTAACCTGACCGCGAGCAGGCAGGATACCACCGTGCAGAGCTCACCAGCGGGAGGCGTCATGATCCCAACGATGGCCGGCCGGCGCGAGGACGGCGTCATGTTCGACAGGCCCGAGCTGGATGCGATCCTGAGGGTCTACGGCTTCATGGTCGCCGCCGGGGAATGGCGCGACTACGCGATCGACGGGCTGAAGGACCGCGCCGAGTTCGCCGTCTTCCGCCATGCCAGCGAAGTGCCGATCTACCGAATCGTGAAGACCCCCGACGAGGCCCGCCGCCAGGGCGCCTACAAGGTGGTCGCGGCCTCGGGCCAGATCCTGAAGCGCGGCCAGGATCTCAAGCAGGTCCTGAAGGTCTTCGACCGCCAGCTGGTGCGCCTGGCGGCGAACGATTGAAGGGGTCCCGTCAAAGAAAAACGCCCCGGCGCGAGCCGGGGCGTCTTCGTTTCGGGTCCGATGAGCGGCGCGCTATTCGCGGTTGCCGAGCATCATCAGGATGACCTGGAACATGTTGATGAAGGCGATGTAGAGGTTCAGCGCGCCGTAATAGGTCATCACGGCCATCGAGCGCTCGTCGCCCGCGATCTCGTTGTACATCAGCTTCAGCGATTGCGTCTGCCAGGCGACCACGCCGGCCATCAGGCCGAGAATGGCGAACTGGATCAGCCACTGCAGGCCGGAGCTTTCCAGGAAGAAGACGTTGATCAGGCTGATCAGCACCACGCCGATGATGCCCATCACCAGGAAGGCGCCGATCGGCTGCAGGTTGGTCTTCGTGGTGTAGCCCCACAGCGACAGGCCGAAGAAGGCCGCCGCGGTGATCGCGAAGGCCTGCGCGATCGTGCCGAAGGTGACCGAGACCGCACCGGTCAGGGTCTGGGCCACCTGGCCGCCCGTGGCCATCATCACCCACACGCCGAGGCCCATGCCGATCAGGGAGACGACGGCCCAGTAGAGCACCGCCGCCCCGAGCGGGGAGGGATTGCGCATGAAGAACATCGAGCCGAACAGCAGGACGAGCGGGCCGAACTGGACGACGTAGAGCAGCGGCGTGCCGAACACGAGCTGGGTGACGGGCGTCACCGTGCCGACCACGTAGGCGAGGACCGCCGACAACAGCAGGCCCAGGCCCATCTTGTTGTAGACCCCGAGCATGAAGCTGCGCAGGCCTTCGTCACGCGAGGTGTCGAGCGTCTGCGCGCCATAGGTCGTGCGCGAATACTGGTTCATGTTCGTTCTCATACCCACTTGTTGGGCCCGCCGGTCCGAGGCGAGCATCGCCCATGAATATCAGGTGCCGCGCGGGCAAATTCAAGGAAAACCGGCTGCGACACGCGCGTCTATTCCCTTGTCCGGCTAGGGATTTCGCCGCGCCGGGCGCGCCGGGCGCTTGACTTCGCAGTCCGCGCCGCGAGGTTTGGGGGTCATGAGCCTTCGCGTCTTCACCGCCCTGCCCATCCCCGAAGAGGTCGCCGACCTCGTCGAGCCGCTGTGCAAGGGCGTGCCCGGCGCGAAATGGCGCCCGCGGGAGAATTTCCACATCACGCTCGCCTTCTACGGCGAGCTCGACGAGCCCGTGATCGAGGAACTCGACCACGAGCTCGCGCGCATCGAGATCGCCCCCTTCGCCCTGAAGCTGAAGGGCGCGAACCATTTCGGGAAGGACGAGCCGAGCTCGCTCTGGCTCGGCGTGGAGGCGCCCGGGCAGCTCGACGATCTCGCGCGCGAGTGCCGCAAGGCGGCCCGGCGCGTGGGTGTCGGCGTGGAAAAGCGGAACTACCTGCCGCACATGACCATCGCCTATATCGATCGCGAGGAGCTCGATCTCGGCAAGCTGCGCGGTTTCGAGCAGCGCCTGAACCTCTTCGAGACCGAGCCCTTCATCGCCGACCGCTTCTATCTCCACTCCAGCTATCAGCGTAAGCGCGGACCGAATGACTACCCGGTCGAGGCCGAATACCCGCTCGAGCACCCGACGCGGCGCGAGGTCGGCTGAAGGCAACGGGACTTGGCGCGCGGCGCCGCGGCGTGTTTGATGGTGCGATATCGTCCACCGGGGAGACCAGACCATGCGCCATGCGCGCCGATTCCTGACCGCTTCGGCGGCCCTTCTCGCCCTCGCCGCGTGCGAGCAGCCAGAAACCGACACCGAGACCGAGACCGCCGAGACGGAGCAAGCCGGCATGACACAGGACCCGCCCGCCGAAGGCGTGGCGCTGAACACCGCGATCCAGAACGGCGAGACACCGCTGACCTTCCTGGAAGAGGTCGAGGGCGAGGCCGCCCTCACCTTCGCGCGCGAGGCAAACGAGAAGTCGCTCGGCCGGCTGCAGGCCGATCCGCGCTACGACACGCTGTTCAACGAGGCGCTGGAAATCCTGCAGAGCGACGCGCGCATCCCCTATGTCAGCGTGCGCGGCGGCGCGCTGTACAATTTCTGGCAGGATAGCGAGCACACGCACGGCCTGTGGCGCAGGACGACGCTGGAGAGCTATCTCACCGACAGCCCGCAATGGGAGGTCGTCCTCGATCTCGACGCGCTCGCCGAGGAAGAGGGCAGGAACTGGGTCTGGCGCGGGGCGGACTGCCTGCCGCCCGCCTACGATCGCTGCATCCTGACCCTGTCGGACGGCGGCTCGGACGCGGCGGTGCGCCGCGAGTTCGACGTCGCCACGCAGAGCTTCGTGGACGGCGGCTTCGTCGTCGAGGAGACCAAGGGGTCGACCACCTGGATCGACGAGGACACGCTGATGATCGCGACCGCGCTCGATCCGGCGGAGACGACGAGCTCGGGCTATCCCTTCGTGGTCAAGCGCTGGAGCCGCGGCACGCCCATCGAGGCGGCCGAGACGATCCTCTCCGGCGATGCGAGCGATGTCGGGGTCTGGCCCGCCCGCCTGCAGCACGGCGACGGCCCGGCCTGGTTCATGGCGGTGGAGGCCGAGACCTTCTTCGAGAGCACCTACTGGCTGCTGTCCGGCGAGACCCGCGGCGAGCCGATCCGCCTGCCGGTGCCCGCCAAGTCGAGCCCGCAGGCCCTGTTCGGCGAGCAGCTGGTGATGAGCCTCGAGGAATCCTGGACGCCGGTCGAGGGCGGCGAGACCTATCCGGCCGGGGCCGTGGTCTCCTTCTCCCTGCCCGAGTTCGCGGCCACCGGGGAGCTTCCGGCCGTGCACGTGCTGCACGCGCCCGGCCCGCGCCAGTCGATCGGCGGGATCGGCACCACGGCGGACCGGCTGTTCATGGTGATCAACGAGAACGTCACCGGCAGTCTTGCCGCCTTCACCTTCGGCGAGGACGGCTGGACGAGCGAGGCGGTGGAAACCCCGCAGAACCTCGCCATCAACATGGCCGCCACGGACGATCATTCCGACATCGCCTTCGTCCAGGCCGAGGGCTTCACCACGCCGGACACGCTGTATCTCGTCGACAGCGAGAGCCTGTCGCTCGAGCCGGTCAAATCCCTGCCGCACTGGTTCGATGCCGAAGGCATAACCGTCGAGCAGCGCGAGGCCGAGAGCGCGGACGGCACGATGATCCCCTACTTCATCGTGCGCCCCGAGGGGCAGGACGAGCCGGGACCGACCCTGCTTTACGCCTATGGCGGCTTCCAGGTCAGCCTGACGCCGAACTATTCCGGCGTTGCCGGCAAGCTGTGGTACGAGCGCGGCGGCACCTATGTGCTCGCCAACATCCGCGGCGGCGGCGAGTTCGGCCCGGCCTGGCACCAGGCGGGGCTTCGCACCAACCGCCAGCGCATCTATGACGACCTGATCGCGGTCGCCGAGGCGCTGATCGAGGACGGCATCACCACGAGCGACCAGCTCGGCGTGATGGGCGGCTCCAATGGCGGCCTGCTGACCGGGGTGATGTACACCCAGCGCCCCGACCTGTGGGGGGCGGTGATCAGCCAGGTGCCGCTGCTCGACATGCTGCGCTTCCACCTGCTGCTCGCCGGGGCGAGCTGGCAGGACGAGTACGGCTTCCCCGACCAGAGCCCGGCCGAGCGCGATTTCCTGCGCTCGATCTCGCCGCTGCACAATGTCGATCCGGAAACGGACTATCCCCCGCTCTTCCTCCTGACCTCGACCAAGGACGACCGGGTCCATCCCGCCCATGCGCGCAAGATGGCCTACCTGCTCGAGGTGCTCGGCAAGGACGTGCTGTATTACGAGAACATCGAGGGCGGCCACTCGGCGGCCGCGAACCTGGAAGAGACCGCCCGGCGCAACGCGCTGGAATACACCTTCCTGATGCAGGAGCTGATGGACGGGTAGGCCGTCCGCCCCGCCGCTGACGAGCGAGATCCCGGGCCGCCCGCGCGGTCCGGGATTTCTTCACGAGCGCACCGCGAACTCGCACCAGAGCGGAAGGTGGTCGCTGACGCGCCAGCTCATCGATTGCGGCTTCAGCTTCGGATCGGCCTGGAACAGCAGGTCCTTGAAATTGAAGCCGCCGGCAGTGATGAACTCCATGCCCAGCGCGAAGCCGCTGTTCTGCCTGAACCAGGCGATCTGGTCGTAATATTTCGGCGGCTTGCCGTCGGCGGTGAAGGAGACCGTGCGCGGCGCGCCGTCGAGTTCCTCCGGGACATACAGCCCGGTGGACCTGAAGGCCTCGTCGTTCACATCGCCCTTATTGTCGATGTTGAAATCGCCGAGCAGCATGAGCGAGTGGCCCCAGCGCGCGGTATCCTTCGCCCAGTCCTTCATCCAGGCCGCGATGGCCTTCAGCTCCGGGGTGCGGTCCGCGTAGTCGTCCCCGTAGAGCACGTGCATGGTGACGAGGATGAAGGTCTCCCGGCCCGACCGGAAGCTGACTGCGTAGGGGCTGCGGGCGAACTGGCGGAACTGCGAGCCCGGCTCCACGCCCAGCTGTTCCAGCACGCGCGGATCGTCGGGCACGGTGAGCTCGCCGGCGAGGCCGGACAGCTGCACGCGCGAGGCGTCGAAGACGTAGGCCATGCGCTCGTCGTTTCCCGCCGAGCCGCGATTGACGTCGGTCATCAGGAACTGCCAGCCCGGGCCGAGCGTCTTCATCAGCTCGCGCAGCGCCTTGAAGTCGCCGCGCACCTCCTGCAGGGCGACGACGTCGAACCGGGAGATGATCTCGGCGATGTAGGCAAGGCCGCGCCAGTTGCGCTTCGGGCTGTCGTCCTCGCCCGAGCGCCAGGCTGGCGTCAGCCCGCCGAAGGCGCGCACGTTCCACGTCGCGACCAGGAGATTGCGCCCGACCGCGCGCTTGGCCGGAAGCTGCACGTCCAGCGCCTGCCGCAGGGCCTGGAGCTCGGCCCGCATCGCCTTGATGGCGGCCGCTTCAACGCCATCCTCGGACGCCGCCTTGCGCCAGTCCGGAAGCCCGCCGCTCATGAGAGTCTCTCCCCAGCCGTGAGGCGAACAGACTACATCCAAAAGCTGCAGCTTGCGAGAGAAATCGCGCGGCCCGCGTGGCCCGGCGCGCCTATTTCAGG from Marinicauda algicola includes:
- a CDS encoding ABC transporter permease, which encodes MRALYAVYRRELAAYFETPLAYVFLVVFAFAAPSFAWQVGRLFETGRADLAPLFDYMPWLLLVLMPALAMRAWAEERDHGTLEMLLAAPIPLWAAAGGKFFAAWTVAACAIALTAPMWIAMNYLGNPDNAAIATAYIGTLLIAGGYLALGQALSAVTGNQVVAFVLGVGACFLITVAGLPFVLDALSARLPGAFAEALAELSALARYESLRRGVLSLADLVYFISLMALGLALAITLIDARRGAGR
- a CDS encoding ABC transporter ATP-binding protein, with protein sequence MIVADRLVKRFGHHLAVDHVSFSVGRGEVLGFLGPNGAGKSTTMRMLAGCLEPDDGAASLNGYDSSLKRREAQRFLGYLPEGAPAYPAMTPRGFVRFHLRARGFSGAGLKRAETLALDRARVGAAADKAIATLSKGYKRRAALAAAIAHDPPILILDEPTDGLDPNQKDGVRSLIREMAAHKAIIISTHLLDEVDAICTRAAVIADGRILADDTPQKLAEIGEDGTIGSAFRALTRAAHESIRAKDTSAIGRKEAAA
- a CDS encoding DUF2794 domain-containing protein — protein: MIPTMAGRREDGVMFDRPELDAILRVYGFMVAAGEWRDYAIDGLKDRAEFAVFRHASEVPIYRIVKTPDEARRQGAYKVVAASGQILKRGQDLKQVLKVFDRQLVRLAAND
- a CDS encoding Bax inhibitor-1 family protein, with product MNQYSRTTYGAQTLDTSRDEGLRSFMLGVYNKMGLGLLLSAVLAYVVGTVTPVTQLVFGTPLLYVVQFGPLVLLFGSMFFMRNPSPLGAAVLYWAVVSLIGMGLGVWVMMATGGQVAQTLTGAVSVTFGTIAQAFAITAAAFFGLSLWGYTTKTNLQPIGAFLVMGIIGVVLISLINVFFLESSGLQWLIQFAILGLMAGVVAWQTQSLKLMYNEIAGDERSMAVMTYYGALNLYIAFINMFQVILMMLGNRE
- the thpR gene encoding RNA 2',3'-cyclic phosphodiesterase; translation: MSLRVFTALPIPEEVADLVEPLCKGVPGAKWRPRENFHITLAFYGELDEPVIEELDHELARIEIAPFALKLKGANHFGKDEPSSLWLGVEAPGQLDDLARECRKAARRVGVGVEKRNYLPHMTIAYIDREELDLGKLRGFEQRLNLFETEPFIADRFYLHSSYQRKRGPNDYPVEAEYPLEHPTRREVG
- a CDS encoding prolyl oligopeptidase family serine peptidase; the protein is MRHARRFLTASAALLALAACEQPETDTETETAETEQAGMTQDPPAEGVALNTAIQNGETPLTFLEEVEGEAALTFAREANEKSLGRLQADPRYDTLFNEALEILQSDARIPYVSVRGGALYNFWQDSEHTHGLWRRTTLESYLTDSPQWEVVLDLDALAEEEGRNWVWRGADCLPPAYDRCILTLSDGGSDAAVRREFDVATQSFVDGGFVVEETKGSTTWIDEDTLMIATALDPAETTSSGYPFVVKRWSRGTPIEAAETILSGDASDVGVWPARLQHGDGPAWFMAVEAETFFESTYWLLSGETRGEPIRLPVPAKSSPQALFGEQLVMSLEESWTPVEGGETYPAGAVVSFSLPEFAATGELPAVHVLHAPGPRQSIGGIGTTADRLFMVINENVTGSLAAFTFGEDGWTSEAVETPQNLAINMAATDDHSDIAFVQAEGFTTPDTLYLVDSESLSLEPVKSLPHWFDAEGITVEQREAESADGTMIPYFIVRPEGQDEPGPTLLYAYGGFQVSLTPNYSGVAGKLWYERGGTYVLANIRGGGEFGPAWHQAGLRTNRQRIYDDLIAVAEALIEDGITTSDQLGVMGGSNGGLLTGVMYTQRPDLWGAVISQVPLLDMLRFHLLLAGASWQDEYGFPDQSPAERDFLRSISPLHNVDPETDYPPLFLLTSTKDDRVHPAHARKMAYLLEVLGKDVLYYENIEGGHSAAANLEETARRNALEYTFLMQELMDG